DNA sequence from the Thiosulfativibrio zosterae genome:
TAAGTTTTGAGGTGATTGGAAACTCGTAAATTCAGCTCTTCATTTTGAAATGGTTTATTAATAAAGTCCACAGCGCCCATCGAAAGTGCTTTAAAAATGGTTGCTTGAGAATGGTCTGAGGTCAAGAAAATCAGGGGTATTTTTGACCAGGCCTGGTTGTTTTTAAGCACTTTTGCCACTTCAAAACCATCCATTTCTGGCATATAAATATCCAGCAGAATTAAATCGATGGTTTGTTTTTCTAACAGTTTGAGGGCGGCGTTTCCGCCATTGGCCACACGAATATTGTATTGATACTGCAAAGCCTCGGCCACCAAACTCAAGTTAATGGGGTCATCATCCACAATCAATATTGTTAACTGCTTGGTAAACATCAGTGGTCGTCCATTAAACTTTGTAGGGCTTCAATGACTGTATCATATTCAAAAGTTTCAATCATGTGTTGAATATTATCAGCCGCTTCTTCGCCATATTGATTTTTTAGTACCGCAATTAACCCATCAATGGTTTCGGCATCTAAATATTCGCCATTATTTAAATGGTCAATAAACCCTTTAATGGTGGAACGCTCATGTGGGCTAAGTGCATGATGATTGCTTTGCGCAGGCTCTGCCTCTGCCTGTTGTTTGGTTGGTAAATAAGCTTTAACCGCCTCAACCATGGACTGTAACTGTTTTAACAACTCAGGCAGGTGTTGTTCTTTAAAACCTGGATCGGTTGTTTCATAAACTTGTTTGGTCAGCTCATGCAACTCATCCATACATAAATTGCCGGTAACCCCTTTGAGTAAATGCAGTTGTTTTTGAGAGTCTTCTGAACCAATGGGCAGTTTTTTAAGTTCTTCAGGCAAATGCTGATGTTGTTCAATAAACAGTTTTAAGAATTTTTCGACCAAAGTCATGGTTTGTACTTTGCTCAACAGAGCCTCTAGGTTTAACCCAGCGATTTTAGGGGTATTATCGTCCAAAGCTTGCTTAGATGCTGAATCGGGCGTAGCACTGGCTAGCGGTTGAATAGCGGGTTTTTGAAGGGTTGAAACTTGGCAATAACGCTTAAGTACCTCAATCAACTCATTTAAATCAATGGGTTTGGCCAAATGGCCATTCATGCCCACTTGAGTGGTGAGTTCTTTGTCTTGCACCATCACTGCAGCACTGAGGGCAATGATGGGTAGGTCTTGGTTAAAACGGCGGATTTGGCGAGTGGCTTCAATCCCATCCATCACCGGCATTTGTAAATCCATTAACACCAAATCATAAGTGTTGTCTGTAACCATTTGCACGGCTTCTGCGCCGTTTTCTGCTAAATCGGCAATTAATCCCAGATTTTTTAAATGGTGTTGCGCCACCAATTGATTGATTTCATTGTCTTCCACCAACAAAACCTTGCCAAGCAGTTGTAGGCCAGTGTTTGAGGTTGTTGGATGGTCTGATAGGGTTGGGTCTTGATGACTGGGCATCATGGCATTATAAAAATCGCTGGGACAAAACGGACGACTTAAAAACGAATGCGCTTTTAAGGTGTTAAATGTTGGCAGTTGTGAACCTTGGGTTAACACCACCAATTTAGGCATAGGGTTGAGTTGACTAAATACCCGCTCAAAATTGGCGATGCCGTAGTTATTGAGTAACTTGCCATCTAAAATCCAAAAATCGGCAGGCGCTTCTTGTAAAGCACTGTCGATATTATTGGGCACCAATACTTTGGCTTTCCAAGACTCTAATAACTTAATCAAGATGGCTTTTTCAGTGGCATTGTTATCAATTAAGGCAATTAATTGCTCAGTGGTAAAGGCTTTTTGATGACTGGCTAAGGTGTCTTGCCCTTGGTAAGGTAAGCTGAAATAGAAGTTAAAAACACTGCCTTGATGCAGCGCACTGTGAACCTGAATTTCGCCGCCCATCTGCTCAATTAGTTTTTTAGAAATCATCAGACCTAAGCCTGTTCCGCCATATTTGCGGGTGCTAGAACTGTCTGCTTGCGAGAAGGGTGCAAATAATTTTTGCATTTGCCCTGTGGACATGCCGATGCCAGAGTCGGCAACGCTAAAACTCAGCGTAGCGTGGGTAGCGGTCTGTTGGGTTTGTTTGACGCGTAAGGTCACATTACCCTGTTCGGTAAACTTGATGGCATTGCCCACTAAGTTATTCAATACTTGGCTAATTCTTAAGGGGTCGCCTATGAGGGTGCGCGGAATATTGGGCTCTATTTCAAAAATAAGTTGAATATTTTTTTGTTCGGCTTTAAAGCCAAACAGGTCTTTCACATTTTTAAACAGCTCTTCAGGGTTAAAGGGAAGGGCTTCAAAGTCAATTTTGCCTGCTTCGACTTTAGAGTAATCCAAAATGTCGTTAATGACATTAAGCAGGGCGTGAGAAGAGCGTTTGGCTTTGTTTAGGTATTCAGCTTGTTGGCTGTCTAGATCGGTTTGTAGGGCTAAATCGGTTAAGCCAATAATGCCGTTTAAGGGCGTGCGAATTTCGTGCGACATATTGGCCAAAAACTCACTTTTTGAGCGGTTAGCTTGGTCGGCGATTTCTTTGGCTTTAATCAGGTCGGCTTCATATTGTTTTTGGGCCGTAATGTCGATCCCTATGGTGGCGACATAATTCATTGAGCCATCTAGATTTTTAACCAGAGTGTTAGACCATTCAAAAACGCGCTCTTCGCCTTCTTTAGATACCCAGCTATTTTGATAACGGCGCACAATATTACCGAGTTTGGCATTTTCTATAACCCCAACCACCTTGTCTTGAATGGATTCGGGTAAAAATCTTGCCCAAAAATAGGGTTCACTGGCAACTTCGGTTTCCGAATAGCCCACAAAGTCTTGAGCAAATTTATTCATCTTAATCATAGTGCCGGTGTGGTCTATGACCGCAATAATGGAGTGAGCATTATCAATAATGTTAGAGAAGAAATTTCTTTGTTCCGTAATCGCTTCTTCTAATAAATGCTGTTCGGTGACATCGGTATGGGTGCCAATTAAGCGTTTGGGTTGCCCGTCATCAGTGCGTTCCACAATAATACCGCGGTCTAAAATCCATTTATAGCTGCCGTCTTTACAAAGAACACGATGAATATTGCTGTAACTTTCAGCGTCACCTTGTAAATAGGAGGTTAGGTCGACATAAACCTGGGCTAAATCATCTGGGTGAACGCGTTTTTCCCATTCTTCTAAAGAGCCTTGAATTTCGTGCTCTTCAAAGCCCAACATACGCTTCCATTGCGGCGAAAAGTAAACTTCATTGGTGATGGCATCCCAATCCCACAGACCATCGCCACTGCCTTCTACGGCAAATTTAAACAAAAGTTCACTTTGTTGGAGTGCCTGCTGTTGTTGTTTTTGCTCAGTGATATCACTGTAAACAATGGCAACCCCTAAATCGGGTTGGTTTAGATAAGCAGCACTCACAGAGAGCCAATGCACGCCATCGGGTCTGTCTATGCCTTGAATTTCGTTAAAGTAGCTGGCTTTATTTTTAAGCGCCTTAACACTGGTGAAGGTTTCAACAGGCATCACATGATGGTTTTCATCTAAAATATGCCATTCTTTGCCCGCATAATTGCGCGCCAGATGTTCGGCTTTGGTAATGCCCAAAATGCTTTCACTGGCGGGGTTACAGTCAATAATATTGCCCTGCGGATCGGTGATAGAAACCCCCACGGGCATGAGTTTAAAAACGGTTTCTAATAGGCTTTGCTGTTTAATGAGGCTTTTGCGCAGTCCATCCACATCGGTTAAATCGGTGTGTGAACCTACCATGCGACAGGGTTTGCCATGGTTATCAAAAAAGGCTTTACCACGGGTTAAAATCGGTTTGTAAATGCCATCGGCACAACGCAATCTCACTTCAAAACTATAAATTTCTTTGGCATGAGATTTAAGATGTTTGTTTAAACCGGTTTCTAAATTGGCTTTATCATCGGGATGCACTATGTCAAAAAACGCTGGGATTTCATCTGGAAAATCAGCGGGTTGGTAGCCCAACATGGTTTTCCAGTGATCCGAAAAATAGACTTCGTTGGTGATTAAATCCCAATCCCACAAACCATCATTAATGGCCTCAAAGGCCAGCTCATAGCGCAGTTGGTATTCTTTAGCCGTTTGTTGGTGCTTGAATTCGGTGGTGACATCAATTAAATAGCCTAAAAAATGCGTGACTTGATGCTTGTCATCCCGAATCAGCTGGGTGGTATCTCTGACCCAACGATATTCGCCGGCGGCATTGCGTAAACGATAGGGTTGGTGTTCAAAGCCTGTGCATTTAGGGTTAGCAAGGGCTTTAGCAACTTCGGCACCCACTCTGGGCAAGTCATCAAGGTGAATTTGTTCAATATAAGGTATGTTTTGAAGGGTAAAGGCTTCAGGGTCGTAACCCAAGATGCGTTTGATGTTTTTAGAAACCTGCACAACGGGCCAGTTAGGTTTGTTTTCCCAAACAAATAACACCATTGGACCTTGTTCAAATAATTCAACATTTAAAAATTTATTCACGCCTTAAAGCCTTGTAATGAGTAAAAACGACAGACAATTATTTCCCATTCTAATGGGTTTAAGTCAGGTTTACACACAAAAAAACTTTATCAAGATTAATTTGGCTTATAAAAGCGTTTGTTAATGGTGTTAATACTTTCTTAAGAGAGCCAAAAATTCAAACCCAAAGCGCGCCAACTTGCTTTCGCCAACGCCGCTGATTTGTAAAAACTGCCCATCGGTTTGTGGTTTTTTCTTGACCATATCCACCAAGCTGGCATCGCCAAACACCTGATAGGCGGGAATATCTTCGCTGTCGGCAATTTCTTTTCGTAGTGTTCGCAAGGCTTCAAACAGCGCTTGTTCTTCGGCTAATAAAGTGTCTTTGGCCGCAAGGCGTTGCCCCACTTTGCCCGACTTAGAGTTACTCGAGAGGCTGCTGGTTTTGAGTTCTTTTTTGGCAAATGCCAATTGCAACTCTATTTTGCCTTTCAGTAAATCGCCCGAAAGGGCGGTGAACTTAAGCTTTTGGTAATCTTGAATGTCTTGTTGCAAAAAGCCTAAATGAATCAGTTGGCGCACAATGCTTTGCCATTCGTGTGCCGAATATTCTTTGCCTATGCCATAGGTGCTGAGGGTTTGATGATTGAGTTGACGAATACGGTCAGTATCTGCGCCACGCAACACTTCAATCACATGTTTTAAGCCAAACCCTTGGTTGAGTCGATACACACAAGAC
Encoded proteins:
- a CDS encoding PAS domain-containing hybrid sensor histidine kinase/response regulator; this encodes MNKFLNVELFEQGPMVLFVWENKPNWPVVQVSKNIKRILGYDPEAFTLQNIPYIEQIHLDDLPRVGAEVAKALANPKCTGFEHQPYRLRNAAGEYRWVRDTTQLIRDDKHQVTHFLGYLIDVTTEFKHQQTAKEYQLRYELAFEAINDGLWDWDLITNEVYFSDHWKTMLGYQPADFPDEIPAFFDIVHPDDKANLETGLNKHLKSHAKEIYSFEVRLRCADGIYKPILTRGKAFFDNHGKPCRMVGSHTDLTDVDGLRKSLIKQQSLLETVFKLMPVGVSITDPQGNIIDCNPASESILGITKAEHLARNYAGKEWHILDENHHVMPVETFTSVKALKNKASYFNEIQGIDRPDGVHWLSVSAAYLNQPDLGVAIVYSDITEQKQQQQALQQSELLFKFAVEGSGDGLWDWDAITNEVYFSPQWKRMLGFEEHEIQGSLEEWEKRVHPDDLAQVYVDLTSYLQGDAESYSNIHRVLCKDGSYKWILDRGIIVERTDDGQPKRLIGTHTDVTEQHLLEEAITEQRNFFSNIIDNAHSIIAVIDHTGTMIKMNKFAQDFVGYSETEVASEPYFWARFLPESIQDKVVGVIENAKLGNIVRRYQNSWVSKEGEERVFEWSNTLVKNLDGSMNYVATIGIDITAQKQYEADLIKAKEIADQANRSKSEFLANMSHEIRTPLNGIIGLTDLALQTDLDSQQAEYLNKAKRSSHALLNVINDILDYSKVEAGKIDFEALPFNPEELFKNVKDLFGFKAEQKNIQLIFEIEPNIPRTLIGDPLRISQVLNNLVGNAIKFTEQGNVTLRVKQTQQTATHATLSFSVADSGIGMSTGQMQKLFAPFSQADSSSTRKYGGTGLGLMISKKLIEQMGGEIQVHSALHQGSVFNFYFSLPYQGQDTLASHQKAFTTEQLIALIDNNATEKAILIKLLESWKAKVLVPNNIDSALQEAPADFWILDGKLLNNYGIANFERVFSQLNPMPKLVVLTQGSQLPTFNTLKAHSFLSRPFCPSDFYNAMMPSHQDPTLSDHPTTSNTGLQLLGKVLLVEDNEINQLVAQHHLKNLGLIADLAENGAEAVQMVTDNTYDLVLMDLQMPVMDGIEATRQIRRFNQDLPIIALSAAVMVQDKELTTQVGMNGHLAKPIDLNELIEVLKRYCQVSTLQKPAIQPLASATPDSASKQALDDNTPKIAGLNLEALLSKVQTMTLVEKFLKLFIEQHQHLPEELKKLPIGSEDSQKQLHLLKGVTGNLCMDELHELTKQVYETTDPGFKEQHLPELLKQLQSMVEAVKAYLPTKQQAEAEPAQSNHHALSPHERSTIKGFIDHLNNGEYLDAETIDGLIAVLKNQYGEEAADNIQHMIETFEYDTVIEALQSLMDDH